The region CAGTGTTTCTAGGGTTTTTATATGGCTCTTCACCATTAGCGATGCGCTCTTCATTCATTAAATTAAATCCATCGAATGGTAAAATAATTTCGCCTCTAATTTCAAATTCTTCAGGATAGTTACCTTTTAACTGTAAAGGAACAGAGTTTATAGTTTTAATATTTGCAGTTACCTCATCACCTTGAAAACCATCACCTCTAGTCACAGCATTAAACAACTTTCCGTTTTTGTACGTCAAATTTATAGAAGCACCATCATATTTAAGCTCGCATACATACTCTATCTTTCCGTCCACTTGTTTCTTCACTCGGGTTTCCCAATCTTTTAAATCTTCAAGAGAATATGAATTATCTAAACTATACATACGGTGTTTATGCACCACTGTGTTAAAGTTTTTAGTCACTTCTCCTCCAACTCTTACTGTTGGCGAATTGGCATCAAAAAATTCTGGATGCTCCTCTTCTAGCGCCTGAAGCTCTTTTAACTTTTGGTCAAACTCGTAATCGCTTATAGTTGGATTGTCTAAAACGTAGTAGTTGTAGTTATGTTGACGTAACTGATCTCTTAAAGTGTTTATTTTTTGTTGTATGCTCATATTAAATTATAATACTCTAAATATTATATTTTTATTTTAAATTTTAAAAAATAGGGTTTAGAAAGTTTTTCAGGATTGTAACACTCACCAACATAATTGACCACATTTATTATAAACTCATCATCATCTAACCAATACAACGAAAAAATATCATCCATACCTGCACTATTATTTTTTTTAAATGGATAGGACCATGATTCTGGTGTAAAGCTTATTAAACGTGTGTAAGAATTATCTATGCTTTTTTTATGTACTTCAAAATAAGTATCATGATAACATTCTGTTAGATCATGAGTTACTAATATTACATATTTTTTATTGGGAGAAACATAAGGATAGCCATTAAATGTATTTAAAGTATCTCCATTTTTTATGCTAATTTCAGTATGAGTATTTGGCATAAAAAACATATTTTCTGAGACCATATAACTATTAGGAAAGTCCCTATGATGAAATACATTAAAGCTTTTTGTTGGATTATATTCTGAGTGATAAGTTGTATCTTTTAAAATTAAATGTTCTCCATTTTCAAAAGATAGTGTAATGGTTCCGTCTATTTTTTTTGGTGCTTCTATTGGTGTAATTTTTTGTTTATCTAGTATTTGGTTCTTATATTTTTCAAAATCTATTTTCTTAATTTCTAACACTTTTTGTAAGTCAATTTTAGAATCTTCTCCTTTCTCTCCTAACACCAAATAACCATATTTATAAATAGTATTATCATTGGTATTTTGACTGTTTTCGTACAAAAAGCCATCAAATATAAAGCCTATATTATCTTTTAAAACATACCAATTGTGTTTGTATTTGTTGTCACTAACTTTAATACTTTCATAACTCCATTTAGTCACTATTTTGGCAGTACGTCCTTTTATGACATTACTATTATCTACTATTGTTGTGGAATCTTTTGAGTAATTTAAAATATATATCACTTCACCAAAATCTAATTTACCAATTTTATTACCTAACGAATCTCTAATAAGAAGTCCGCTTTTTGCTTTAACAGTTCTTCTATCTAATTTTGAAAATTCCTTTGGTGCAATCCATTTAAAAATAGAATCTTTGTCATTTTTTGCCAGCTCTACCGATTTGTAAATTGGATTTGAGCCTCTATTATTATCTAGTTTAACGGTATCTTTTATTGCAATACTCTCTTGCTTGTCACTATTTAATTCAACACTATTATTTTTTTCCTTTTTGCATGAAAAATTTAATAGTAAAATTATTATGTACAAGAATTGCTTCATTAATTTTTAGTTCCTATTATCATTCTATCTTTTCCAAACATATCCTGCTTTAATTGGACATCTTTAAAACCATGGTTTTCTAAAAGCTGTATCATCTCCTGACCAAGATATTCATTAATTTCAAAATATAATTCGCCTTTAGGCGTTAAGTTTTTAACAGCAAAATCAGTTATAGCTTTGTAAAATAGCAACGGATTATCATCCTCTACAAACAACGCTAAATGAGGCTCGTTATTTAATACATTTGGTTGCATTTGTGTTTTCTCTTGGTGTCTTACGTATGGTGGATTGGATACTATGATGTCAAATTTCAAGTCATTAAAATTTAAATCCCAATTTGACTTATTTAATATATTGGCTTCTATAAATTGTACTTCTACGTTATTTAACGTAGCGTTTTCGCTTGCTTTTTCTAACGCTTTCGCGGAAACATCTAGCGCAAAAACAGAACTGGTTGATAAATGTTTAGCTAAACTTATAGCAATACAACCACTTCCTGTACCAATATCTAATATCTTAAGAGACTTATCGACTGTGCTTGAAGTGACATTTGATATAATTAAGTCTACTAATTCTTCCGTTTCGGGACGAGGTATTAGTGTATGCTCATTTACTTTAAATGGTAAACCGTAGAACTCGGTTTCACCTATTATGTATTGTATGGGTTTATGGTGCTTTAAAAGGTCTAAAGCCTTAAAAATAGGTTCTTGCTCCTGTTTGGTGATTGCAAGGTCAGGATGTAAAGCCAAATCTAATCGACTGTATTTATAGTAAGCTTGAGTTAATATAAAAAAAAAGGACTGCACCTCGTCTTTTCCATAAATAGCATCTAATTCGTTATGAAAAATGTTTTTTAAATCTGTTAATCTCATAGTGTTTTTATCATCCAAACTCCACAGTTAAAATGTCCAGTTTGGCCTAAAGGAGCATTTAAATGGGTAAATCCATAACTTTCATAAATATGTATAGCTTCTTTTAATTTTGGGATAGTTTCTAGATAGGCTTGTTTAAAACCTAATGATTGTCCTTTGTTAAGACATTTTTCGAATAGTTTCTTACCAAAACCTTTTCCGCGTAAGCGATTAGAAAAATACATTTTTTGTATTTCAAACACCTCATCTTCCATTCCGTTTAAAGGCTTTAATCCACCTCCTCCTTCAATAACTCCATCTATAGTCACAACGTAGTAGGCTTCATTGTGTTTAGCATAAGATTGGTACATTTTCGGTGTTTCTTCATCTGCATAAGCTGTACCTACTAAAGGCAAACCATATTCAATAAAAACCTCACGTATAATAGCTTCCATTTGAGGATTATCTTGTGGCTGTATTTCTCTTATTTCAATAATAGCATTACTCACTTATAAATAGTATTTTTGCTTCATATTTTAGAGGTTCAAGATACATTAAATCTAAAAATGTCATAATGAAAAACACACTAATCTTATTAACATTATTGTTCACTTTTTTTAGCTGTAAGGTTAGAGAAACTCCAGAATTTATTAAGGTTGAGAATATTAAAATTACTGAAACTTCTCCAAAATATATTACGATTACCGCAGATGCTTTTTTCTTGAATCCTAATAATATTGGAGGTGAATT is a window of Olleya sp. YS DNA encoding:
- the prmC gene encoding peptide chain release factor N(5)-glutamine methyltransferase, which produces MRLTDLKNIFHNELDAIYGKDEVQSFFFILTQAYYKYSRLDLALHPDLAITKQEQEPIFKALDLLKHHKPIQYIIGETEFYGLPFKVNEHTLIPRPETEELVDLIISNVTSSTVDKSLKILDIGTGSGCIAISLAKHLSTSSVFALDVSAKALEKASENATLNNVEVQFIEANILNKSNWDLNFNDLKFDIIVSNPPYVRHQEKTQMQPNVLNNEPHLALFVEDDNPLLFYKAITDFAVKNLTPKGELYFEINEYLGQEMIQLLENHGFKDVQLKQDMFGKDRMIIGTKN
- a CDS encoding GNAT family N-acetyltransferase yields the protein MSNAIIEIREIQPQDNPQMEAIIREVFIEYGLPLVGTAYADEETPKMYQSYAKHNEAYYVVTIDGVIEGGGGLKPLNGMEDEVFEIQKMYFSNRLRGKGFGKKLFEKCLNKGQSLGFKQAYLETIPKLKEAIHIYESYGFTHLNAPLGQTGHFNCGVWMIKTL